One Lysinibacillus fusiformis genomic window carries:
- a CDS encoding amino acid adenylation domain-containing protein: MPYEERFQTLTNALKYHSEELSENGICFINGDDKEDFCSYKELYDKALYILNNLQEKGIKRGNELVLQIEENEKFIPIFWACLLGGIIPVPVSVGHNDEHKEKLFRIWQTLNHPFIVTNEKNKQSLKAFADNRKYSIIDEITARTLIIEECLQCTKHGKEYPLSPNDIAFVQFSSGSTGDPKGVTLTHTNLLTNIYQIIEGCKFTKADSVLSWMPLTHDMGIIGTHMVPLVVNIHQYLMPTALFIRRPALWLKKINEHKVTTTSSPNFGYKYFLTNFKPNLAKDWELSHVRLVLNGAEPISPELCNQFLKKMEPYGLKRNAMLPVYGLAEASLAVTFSPLHESFTTIQLDRNYVNFGERVKETTKDNEDVVNFVEVGYPLNGCLVRICDDNNTLLEDYRVGYIQIKGENVTKGYYNNQEVSDRLIQEGWLNTGDLGFIKNGCLVITGRAKDIIFVNGQNFYPHDIERVSEDLQEIELGYVAACGVVNPQTKNDDIILFVLYKKKLEDFALLAKKLKNYISKKMGLEIHIVIPTRIMPKTTSGKIERYKLGEMYRNGKFDTTMEEVNRFVDITEKKSVSPKNEIESKLAGICSHILGADDVGIHDDFFELGGDSLKAQQFINAIQISFDIEVTISQLFTNPSINKLSQLIVKQQNTKEAIFEEAIELKHIEDNRAFYPATSAQKRLYVIQQMNPHDVTYNECAALKIDGLLDIQKLEQSMQVMIMRHESLRIIFEMHDGELVQKISEAVDFKLEKAVLDESELEMFINEFKKPFDLSRGFLFRGCIVTLLNGGYVLILDAHHIIVDGTSHSIFIKELFDLYSGNTLPQVDIHYRDYALYQERLEQSARFQKEEDYWINLYSGELPILQLPTDFLRQNVRNLEGGRLVVKLDEEWTSKLKQMAFNQSSTLYMSLLAIYNVLLSKYTNQNDLIVGSPIAGRLDAKLEHVIGMFVNTLAMRNTIDDSKSFSEFLASVKKNVLEAFDHQNYPYENMLNKIEIQRDLSRNPLFDTVFVLQNMDKPELKVENLNIEHMPITNRTSKFDLTVESVELEGELSFTFEYSTKLFKEETIERLSHHLIDILKTVTQSPNILISDLNIVNKEESQMLLHTFNETKMDFPKERTLQELFEEQVQLKSEHIAVKLGEKQVTYRELNKRSNQLARYLRMNGVGPNQIVGMLVERSVEMIIGIMSTLKAGGAYLPIDPEYPDSRVKDILIDSGTSWILTSKRLAKKFELILNETSIHIITLDELEPMIEAMDSSNLVIMNKSSDLAHVMYTSGSTGKPKGNLITHSNVSRTVKNSNYLDVTAEDVILQVSNYAFDGSTFDIHGALINGAKLVLINKTTILDMSKLSNVIKGEKVTKLLITTALFNTLVDININCFEHVKKILFGGERVSIKHVRKALDYLGENKLIHMYGPAESTVFATYYVVNKIDEGALTIPIGKPISNTQIYILDKHNHLQPIGVAGQLCISGEGLAKGYLNRLELTAEKFVPNPFFPNQMMYCTGDLARWLPDGNIEFIDRIDNQVKIRGFRIEIGEIEAQILKHPHVKEAVVLVKGAESENKFLCAYVVGSEGLSITELKVDLAKSLPDFMMPRAFVELEKMAITLNGKVDKKSLPEPSHVLSQNDYVEASNSVEKKLVEIWREILGIETIGIHDNFFDLGGSSLLLVRMHSLIESVYKGKVEVTDLFTYTTIAELSEFIEKGKEKQTEFQFPFTNLPHDYFNERIAVSDDALYTIQFTDDLFKNVIEMSMILKVEVTDILLTIYFYLLSTLSEEKELAVQTMLTNDKNAYSMNLNMSVFKDITSLIYHVNLSRKERNPANVYSSDEINKGKLNKRKGEILPLFCMEDILGEQEHLLDVYDMIVAITESNSKLGFIVQFNGKRLQKDKVRNLANGYMKLIELLVNDFIENTKGVLR; this comes from the coding sequence ATGCCATACGAAGAACGGTTTCAAACTTTAACAAATGCACTAAAATATCACTCCGAAGAGCTAAGTGAAAATGGAATTTGTTTTATTAATGGAGATGATAAAGAAGACTTTTGCTCTTATAAAGAGCTGTATGATAAAGCTCTCTATATTTTAAATAATTTACAGGAAAAGGGGATAAAACGAGGTAATGAGTTAGTACTCCAAATCGAAGAAAATGAAAAATTCATTCCTATTTTTTGGGCATGCTTACTCGGTGGGATTATCCCTGTCCCTGTTTCAGTGGGTCATAATGATGAACATAAAGAAAAATTGTTTAGAATTTGGCAGACCCTTAATCATCCATTTATCGTTACAAATGAAAAGAATAAACAAAGCCTTAAAGCATTTGCAGACAATAGAAAGTATTCGATCATAGATGAAATCACAGCTCGCACTCTCATTATTGAAGAATGCTTACAATGTACGAAACATGGAAAAGAATACCCTTTGAGCCCTAATGATATCGCTTTTGTACAATTTTCTTCTGGCTCTACAGGGGATCCTAAAGGTGTTACTCTAACTCACACAAACCTTCTGACTAATATTTATCAAATTATTGAGGGTTGCAAGTTTACTAAGGCAGACTCCGTATTAAGTTGGATGCCTTTAACACATGATATGGGAATTATAGGAACGCATATGGTACCACTAGTTGTTAACATTCATCAATATCTCATGCCTACTGCCTTATTTATTAGACGTCCTGCATTATGGTTGAAGAAAATAAATGAACATAAAGTAACAACAACCTCATCTCCGAACTTTGGCTACAAATATTTTTTAACAAATTTTAAACCTAATCTAGCAAAAGATTGGGAGTTATCACATGTACGCTTAGTATTAAATGGTGCAGAACCTATCTCACCTGAATTGTGTAATCAATTCTTAAAAAAGATGGAGCCATATGGGCTTAAGAGAAACGCGATGCTTCCAGTTTATGGGTTAGCTGAAGCGTCATTGGCTGTTACCTTTTCACCATTACATGAATCCTTTACAACAATCCAACTTGATCGGAATTATGTGAATTTTGGAGAAAGAGTGAAAGAAACGACAAAAGATAATGAGGATGTTGTCAATTTTGTAGAGGTTGGATACCCTCTTAACGGATGCCTGGTAAGGATTTGTGATGATAACAATACCCTACTAGAGGATTATCGAGTTGGGTATATCCAAATAAAAGGGGAAAATGTCACAAAAGGCTATTATAACAATCAAGAAGTATCCGATCGGCTCATTCAAGAGGGTTGGCTTAATACAGGTGATTTAGGATTCATTAAAAATGGATGCCTCGTCATTACAGGTCGTGCGAAAGATATCATCTTTGTAAATGGACAGAATTTTTATCCGCATGACATTGAAAGAGTATCCGAGGACCTTCAGGAAATTGAATTAGGCTATGTAGCTGCCTGTGGTGTCGTTAATCCTCAAACGAAGAATGATGACATTATATTATTTGTCTTATATAAGAAAAAGCTAGAAGATTTTGCTTTGCTAGCCAAGAAGTTGAAAAATTATATTAGCAAAAAAATGGGGCTCGAAATTCATATCGTCATACCAACTAGAATAATGCCTAAAACAACTAGTGGTAAGATTGAACGATATAAATTAGGTGAAATGTATCGGAATGGAAAATTCGATACCACAATGGAAGAAGTAAATCGTTTTGTAGATATAACTGAAAAAAAATCAGTATCTCCTAAAAATGAAATAGAAAGTAAATTAGCAGGTATTTGCTCTCACATACTTGGGGCTGATGATGTTGGTATTCATGATGATTTCTTTGAGCTTGGCGGTGACTCGTTAAAAGCTCAACAATTCATTAACGCGATTCAAATTAGCTTTGATATTGAGGTAACAATTAGCCAATTATTTACAAATCCTTCAATAAATAAGCTAAGTCAACTGATAGTAAAACAACAAAATACAAAAGAGGCTATTTTTGAAGAAGCAATTGAACTTAAACATATTGAGGATAATAGAGCGTTTTATCCTGCAACATCGGCACAAAAAAGGTTGTATGTAATTCAGCAAATGAATCCTCATGATGTAACGTATAACGAATGTGCTGCATTAAAGATCGATGGGTTATTAGATATACAAAAGCTAGAACAATCGATGCAAGTGATGATTATGAGACATGAATCCCTTCGTATAATCTTTGAGATGCATGATGGTGAGCTTGTTCAAAAAATCAGCGAAGCTGTTGATTTTAAGTTAGAAAAAGCAGTATTGGACGAGTCAGAATTAGAAATGTTCATAAATGAATTTAAAAAACCATTTGATTTAAGTCGTGGATTTTTATTTAGAGGATGTATCGTTACATTATTGAATGGTGGCTATGTATTAATACTAGATGCGCATCACATCATCGTAGACGGAACATCCCATAGTATTTTTATTAAGGAGCTCTTTGATCTTTATTCAGGAAATACTCTCCCTCAGGTCGACATTCACTATAGAGATTATGCCCTCTATCAAGAAAGGCTCGAGCAATCGGCAAGGTTTCAAAAGGAAGAAGATTACTGGATAAATCTATATTCCGGAGAGCTACCAATACTACAGCTACCAACTGACTTTCTAAGACAGAATGTTCGGAATTTAGAGGGTGGCAGATTAGTCGTAAAGCTAGATGAAGAATGGACATCAAAACTTAAACAAATGGCATTCAATCAGTCTTCAACACTTTATATGTCCTTGCTCGCAATCTATAATGTTTTGCTCTCAAAATATACAAATCAGAATGACCTAATCGTTGGCTCACCAATTGCAGGTAGATTGGATGCTAAATTAGAGCATGTAATAGGGATGTTTGTAAACACGCTTGCTATGAGAAATACAATCGATGATAGTAAGTCGTTTTCAGAGTTTTTAGCATCTGTTAAGAAGAATGTGTTGGAAGCTTTCGATCATCAGAATTATCCATATGAAAATATGCTAAACAAAATAGAGATTCAAAGAGATTTAAGCAGAAATCCACTATTTGATACAGTTTTTGTCCTACAAAACATGGATAAGCCTGAACTGAAAGTAGAAAATCTGAATATTGAACATATGCCAATAACAAATCGAACATCAAAATTTGATTTGACAGTCGAATCAGTTGAGTTAGAGGGAGAGCTGTCATTTACATTCGAATACAGTACAAAGCTGTTTAAGGAGGAAACGATTGAAAGGCTTTCACATCATTTAATAGATATCTTAAAAACAGTCACTCAATCCCCTAATATTCTTATTTCAGACTTAAATATTGTCAACAAAGAGGAAAGCCAAATGTTACTTCATACCTTTAACGAAACAAAGATGGATTTTCCTAAAGAGCGTACGTTACAGGAATTATTTGAAGAACAAGTACAACTAAAATCGGAGCATATAGCTGTTAAGCTTGGTGAAAAGCAGGTAACTTATCGTGAATTAAATAAAAGGTCTAACCAGCTTGCAAGGTATTTAAGAATGAATGGGGTAGGACCTAATCAGATTGTCGGAATGCTTGTGGAGCGCTCTGTGGAAATGATAATCGGTATTATGAGTACCTTAAAGGCTGGAGGGGCTTATCTACCAATTGATCCTGAATATCCAGATTCAAGAGTGAAGGACATTTTAATAGATTCAGGCACATCTTGGATTCTTACAAGTAAGAGATTGGCTAAAAAATTTGAATTAATACTGAATGAAACATCGATTCATATAATCACCCTTGATGAACTAGAACCAATGATAGAGGCTATGGATTCTTCCAATTTGGTGATAATGAATAAGTCTTCCGACCTTGCACATGTCATGTATACATCGGGTTCTACAGGAAAGCCAAAAGGGAACTTGATTACACATTCCAATGTCAGTAGGACAGTTAAAAATTCGAATTATTTAGATGTAACAGCAGAAGATGTAATCCTGCAAGTATCTAATTATGCTTTTGATGGATCGACCTTTGACATTCATGGTGCACTAATAAATGGAGCAAAGCTTGTCCTGATTAATAAAACGACCATTTTAGACATGAGCAAATTATCGAATGTCATTAAAGGAGAAAAGGTCACAAAGCTGTTAATTACAACGGCTCTATTCAACACGCTCGTTGATATTAATATAAACTGCTTTGAACATGTGAAAAAGATCCTTTTTGGTGGTGAAAGAGTCTCAATCAAACATGTGCGAAAGGCCTTAGACTATTTAGGTGAAAATAAATTAATCCATATGTACGGACCTGCTGAAAGTACGGTATTTGCTACATACTACGTGGTCAATAAAATTGACGAGGGTGCCTTAACGATTCCGATTGGAAAGCCTATATCCAATACACAAATCTATATTTTAGATAAACATAATCATTTGCAGCCAATTGGAGTAGCGGGACAATTATGTATTTCAGGTGAAGGGTTAGCGAAGGGTTATTTGAACCGTTTAGAATTAACGGCTGAAAAATTTGTACCAAACCCATTTTTCCCAAATCAAATGATGTATTGTACTGGTGATTTAGCAAGATGGCTTCCAGATGGGAATATTGAGTTTATTGACCGTATTGACAATCAAGTGAAAATTAGAGGGTTCCGAATTGAAATTGGTGAAATTGAAGCACAGATTCTTAAACATCCACATGTTAAGGAAGCGGTCGTTTTAGTAAAAGGGGCTGAAAGTGAAAACAAATTCCTTTGTGCATATGTGGTTGGTAGCGAAGGTCTATCTATTACAGAGTTGAAGGTAGACTTAGCAAAGAGTTTACCAGATTTCATGATGCCGAGAGCATTTGTTGAATTAGAAAAGATGGCTATCACATTAAATGGAAAGGTAGATAAGAAAAGCCTTCCAGAACCTAGTCATGTTTTATCTCAGAATGACTATGTTGAGGCATCAAATTCAGTTGAAAAGAAACTCGTGGAGATATGGAGAGAGATTCTAGGGATTGAAACAATAGGGATTCATGACAACTTCTTTGATTTAGGAGGAAGCTCGTTATTACTTGTTAGAATGCATTCCTTAATTGAAAGTGTCTATAAAGGAAAAGTTGAAGTAACGGACCTTTTCACGTATACGACAATAGCGGAGCTTTCAGAGTTTATTGAAAAGGGAAAGGAAAAGCAAACAGAGTTTCAATTTCCTTTTACTAACCTGCCACATGATTATTTTAATGAAAGGATTGCTGTCAGTGATGATGCACTGTATACGATTCAATTTACAGATGACCTTTTCAAGAACGTAATCGAAATGAGCATGATACTAAAGGTTGAAGTTACCGATATTTTATTAACCATTTATTTCTACTTACTATCGACACTTTCAGAGGAAAAAGAACTTGCGGTTCAGACCATGCTGACAAATGACAAAAACGCATATTCAATGAACTTAAATATGAGTGTGTTCAAAGATATTACTAGTTTGATATACCATGTGAACCTTTCAAGGAAAGAGCGAAATCCAGCAAATGTTTATTCTAGCGATGAGATTAATAAAGGAAAGCTGAATAAAAGGAAAGGAGAAATTTTACCATTATTCTGTATGGAAGATATTCTAGGTGAACAAGAGCATCTATTAGATGTATATGACATGATCGTTGCGATTACTGAAAGTAACTCTAAATTAGGCTTCATTGTCCAGTTTAACGGTAAAAGGTTACAAAAAGATAAGGTGAGAAATCTAGCAAATGGATATATGAAGTTAATAGAGCTGTTGGTGAATGATTTTATTGAAAATACAAAAGGGGTGTTACGATGA
- the fabD gene encoding ACP S-malonyltransferase, which translates to MTKIALLFPGQGSQYIGMSKKLCEDFQVAAQTFDEANDILGFDLKKICFEGKMEELTRTDITQPALLTASVASFRVYMEEIGVTPQFSAGHSVGEYAALTCSGAISFADSLKIVRKRGLLMQEASEKALGKMVAVRGLSIEAIEQVCKKASTSEMPVVMACYNSLKQNVIAGHSKTVDQAVVKLEELGGTLTPLKVSAAFHSPMLQASADELRYELEKVSYRSPKWEVISNVSGLPYADSLDMIDSLKEQMVKPVKWNETMMYLQKQGVEKYIELGPNAVLSNLLKDNDRHAKTYLVENKHDVTELLQAFDLEVRFAIMTKCIATAVSIKNSNWDSVAYNQGVIEPYRQVKQLYEALRQDQVKPTDEHLFLAFDMLSSVVKTKKISIEQQKEIFKRIVEETGALSILHGLEESEWIREKELVL; encoded by the coding sequence ATGACGAAGATTGCACTGTTATTTCCAGGACAAGGATCTCAATATATTGGGATGAGTAAGAAGCTATGTGAGGATTTTCAAGTAGCTGCTCAGACCTTTGATGAGGCAAATGACATACTAGGCTTTGACTTGAAAAAAATCTGCTTTGAAGGAAAGATGGAGGAGCTAACGAGAACCGATATCACGCAACCAGCACTTCTAACAGCCAGTGTAGCTTCATTTAGAGTATACATGGAGGAGATTGGAGTAACACCACAGTTCTCAGCAGGGCACAGTGTTGGTGAATATGCTGCATTAACATGCAGTGGGGCGATAAGCTTTGCGGATTCCTTAAAAATAGTAAGAAAAAGAGGCCTGTTAATGCAAGAGGCCTCGGAAAAAGCATTAGGTAAGATGGTTGCAGTAAGAGGACTTTCAATTGAAGCGATTGAGCAGGTATGTAAGAAAGCATCTACCTCGGAAATGCCAGTTGTTATGGCTTGCTATAACTCCTTAAAGCAGAATGTCATTGCAGGTCATAGCAAGACTGTAGATCAAGCGGTAGTTAAACTAGAAGAATTAGGGGGAACACTCACTCCGTTAAAGGTAAGTGCTGCCTTTCATAGTCCAATGCTGCAGGCATCTGCAGATGAATTACGCTATGAGCTAGAGAAGGTTTCCTATCGTTCACCGAAGTGGGAGGTTATCTCGAATGTAAGTGGTTTACCTTATGCAGATAGTCTAGATATGATAGATTCTTTAAAAGAACAAATGGTAAAACCCGTTAAATGGAATGAAACGATGATGTATTTACAAAAGCAGGGTGTTGAGAAATATATAGAATTAGGCCCGAACGCGGTATTAAGTAATTTGTTGAAGGATAATGATCGACATGCTAAGACGTATTTAGTTGAAAATAAGCATGATGTGACTGAGCTACTGCAAGCCTTTGACTTGGAAGTTAGATTCGCAATTATGACTAAGTGTATAGCAACAGCTGTTAGTATCAAGAATAGTAACTGGGACTCTGTCGCTTATAATCAGGGGGTTATTGAACCTTATCGACAGGTAAAGCAACTCTATGAGGCACTTCGCCAAGATCAAGTAAAACCGACAGATGAACACTTATTTTTAGCCTTTGACATGCTTTCATCCGTTGTAAAAACAAAGAAAATATCAATTGAGCAGCAAAAGGAAATATTCAAAAGAATAGTAGAAGAAACAGGGGCTCTTTCTATTTTACATGGTTTAGAAGAATCTGAATGGATAAGAGAAAAAGAATTAGTACTTTAG